The genomic stretch ATCCCTCCTTGGTTGTGACATGATTTGTTGCTTCAGCACCTCTCTGGTATTAAACCTGGAGGAGTGGATTCAAGTTTGTGCTTCAGGGGACATACATGTTTATTTCCTGTAAAAGAGAGCACTAGACCACCTGCTGAATGCagagaaaaggatgaaaattGACAAAATCCATACAGATCTTCATGGCTAGATATGGAAGCAGAGTGATTCTAGTAAACAATGACTATTATTTAATAACACCTGGGTAGTCCTAAGAGTCCCCAACAGGAAAGAATAAGCAACTGCAGAGCATTTCCCATACCCCCCTCCTTCTGTCATGGAAACGTCAATAAAactcctccacctcccaccctctAGTGCCAGATCTGTAAGCATTTAGCCAAGCATGCTGGGAGACACAGAACAACTGAAGGAAAGGAGTATCTGAGTGTCTTGGATTTGCCTGCCACTCTGCTCTGTTCCTCTACCATCTCATTACTAGACGTAGGCACTAGACGTGACAGTCAACTACATTTGAACTGAGCAGAAGAAATATTCAAGGCATAAGCTTTAGAAGAAATGTCTCAAAGGCAGCCTCAGTCACCTAATCAGACTTTAATTTCAACCACAAATGACACAGAATCATTGAGCTCCGTCGTCCCTAATGATTCTACAAATAAAAGAAGGACCGGAGACAACTCTCCAGGAATAGAAGCATTGTGTGCCATCTATATCACTTATGCCGTGATCATTTCAGTGGGCATCCTTGGAAACGCTATTCTCATCAAAGTCTTTTTCAAGACCAAATCCATGCAAACAGTTCCCAATATTTTCATCACCAGCCTGGCTTTTGGAGATCTTTTACTTCTGCTAACTTGTGTGCCAGTCGATGCAACCCACTACCTGGCAGAGGGATGGCTGTTCGGAAGAATTGGATGTAAGGTGCTGTCTTTCATCAGGCTCACTTCTGTCGGTGTATCAGTGTTCACGTTAACAATTCTCAGTGCTGACAGGTGGGTTTCTTTTCTCAGTTCTATTTGCCAGGATGTGAAAttagacaaaaagaaaggaaagcttgTATGTAGTGTTCACTGGCTACTCTGTTGCTTTTCTCACACTCTGTAACCTGGATGTGAGATTGGAAAATCGGGAggcattttaaataaaagttgataCCAGAATGTTAACATTTCTGTGTTAGCATCGGAGGAGAGATTGAAACTGTGTGCTTCGGGGATCGTTTATTTTCTTTGAACTGTAATTGTTTGTTTGAAAGAATACGGAACggtctcccccctcccctcagTTTATTAAGGCAAATTGTTCcaggtgaaaaagaaaaacaatttatgCTTTATACATTAGTGCAGCCTAGTGGTGCAATATTGTCAACATTAAAACATCAGCATAGGTGTGAAATTGACCGCATATACATCACTGTCTACCGGAAGAATGgtaaaaaagacacatgcatctaATTTACTTGAAATGAATCAAATTAATTAATGGTGAAGAAACGGTGAGGCTTTCGGCTTCCTGGTAACTCAGTATAATGTCGTGACttaattgtatttgtttttttctatagGCGTTCAATGACATTCTCGTTTCCAGAGACATAAATTAATCCCAGTTGACTTTTAGAGCTATATGAATGAAGCGTGTGAGAACCTCTGGCAGTCAGGGTGTTTGGACTCTGTTAGGATATTTTCAGCCTAAGAACTGTGTTTTTCTGTGTGCCTATTGTAGAATAATAACTGTGAAGGCATAAAAAAATTGAGGCTCCAAATGTTTAAAATGATGCTTTAAAAAGCCTGCAAGAAGCCGGTAAGTAATCAATGTCTGGCAGTACCAGAAGGAAAAGCTTCTTCAGATTCCAGGATCTGAGAGGAAGAAAAGCTTTCCTTGTGTCTTTtatgaaattttttctttgactgGTTTTATATTCTGTTTGAGGACAGATTTACTTAAAGGCTCTATAGATTTTGAGATAGATTTGTCAGAATAAGGAGGCATCTTTGCATGGGTATAGGGTTTTTCGATTTCACCCTTGTCTTGCCCTGAAACTACCTACAGATTGGCTTGGGCAAGAAATTAGCATTTGAACAGGGAAGAAATTAACCCTCTCCTCTTTTCTGCATAAACTCATAGAATTCTTTTCTAGTAAGGTTGATGACTGCTCACTCATGAAAGAAAGGAGAATTAGATTTAATATCAGTCACTTACTTAAAAATGAAGTCTTTTAGAACACTTAAGGTAATACACAGGTAATGAATTACTCTCCATCACACACAAAATCATGcctaaaaacatttatttgctcTAAATAGAGGATCTACAAGAAAATCATATAAATTGCAAATCTGGAATATCTCAACAGTgaataaaagggaaaagtgattagcataaataaaaattattgggaTGTATTATGTGTATTTGAAATCCTAGCCAATTTCAGCTGGTTGATGTTGACTTGGTTATATACATTTGGATAGGAGTTACAACTGGATGATCACTAAGGtcacttctaatttttaaattctgtcattttgataTTGATTTTGCCTTTTGCTGTGATTATGTGTTTCTAGATACAAGGCAGTTGTGAAGCCCCTGGAGCGTCAGCCCCCCAATGCCATCCTGAAGACCTGTGCCAAAGCTGGCTGCATCTGGATCCTGTCTATGATCATTGCTCTACCGGAGGctatattttcaaatgtatataCTTTTCAAGATCCTGACAAAAATGTAACATTTAAAGCGTGTGCCTCTTACCCTGTTTCTGAAAGGCTCCTGCAAGAGATACATTCTCTGCTGTCCTTCTTAGTATTCTACAT from Cervus elaphus chromosome X, mCerEla1.1, whole genome shotgun sequence encodes the following:
- the BRS3 gene encoding bombesin receptor subtype-3, with translation MSQRQPQSPNQTLISTTNDTESLSSVVPNDSTNKRRTGDNSPGIEALCAIYITYAVIISVGILGNAILIKVFFKTKSMQTVPNIFITSLAFGDLLLLLTCVPVDATHYLAEGWLFGRIGCKVLSFIRLTSVGVSVFTLTILSADRYKAVVKPLERQPPNAILKTCAKAGCIWILSMIIALPEAIFSNVYTFQDPDKNVTFKACASYPVSERLLQEIHSLLSFLVFYIIPLSIISVYYSLIARTLYKSTLNIPTEEHSHARKQIESRKRIARTVLVLVALFALCWLPNHLLYLYHSFTSQTYMDSSTVHLIVTIISRILAFSNSCVNPFALYWLSNTFQQHFKAQLCCCKAGVPDPPAANTPLDNLAVMGRVPGAASTQMSEISVSLFTGCSVKKEDDRV